The stretch of DNA CCGCCGAGGGGGCGGGGACGACATCCCCGACAGCGTCGTCCAGGCCGCCACGAGCAACGAGTCGTTCGCCTCGCGGCCGCTCATCCTCATCCTGGCGCTGGCGGCCCTGTCGCTCGTGCCGTTCATGCTGATGATGGTGACGAGCTTCGTGAAAATCTCCGTGGTGCTCTCCATCGTCCGCTCGGCGCTGGGCACCCAGCAGATTCCGCCCACGCAGGTCATCACCGGCCTGGCCGTCATCCTCACCGTCTACATCATGGCCCCGGTGGGGCAGGAGATGTACAAGGCGGCCAAGGTGGACATCTGGGCCAAGGGGCCGAGCCTCCTGTCCTCGGAGACGGTGGGCACGCTGCTGGAGGCCGCGGACCGCTCGAAGGAGCCGCTGCGCGAGTTCCTGGTGAAGAAGGTGAAGAACAAGGACCGGGCCCTGTTCTTCCACCTCGCCAAGAAGATGCGCAAGGCGGAGGACCGCAAGGACATCGGGGACCGGGACTTCATGATCATCATCCCGGCCTTCGTGGTGTCCGAATTGAAGGAGGCCTTCCAGATCGGCTTCCTGCTCTTCGTGCCCTTCATCGTCATCGACATGGTGGTGGCCAACATCCTCCTGGCGCTGGGCATGCACATGCTGTCGCCGACCACCATCTCCATGCCGTTCAAGCTGCTCTTGTTCGTGCTGGTGGACGGCTGGTACCTCATCGCCAAGGGCCTGGTCGTCGGCTACCTGTAGGAGAGGCCTTCCATGCACCAACTGTCCGTTATCACCCAGCAGGCCCTGTTCCTGGTGCTCATCGTCTCGGCGCCGCCGGTGCTCATCAGCCTCATCGTGG from Stigmatella aurantiaca encodes:
- the sctR gene encoding type III secretion system export apparatus subunit SctR, whose protein sequence is MRPLSVRPLLSSRIIPWLFATTVALQPAVALAQRRRGGGDDIPDSVVQAATSNESFASRPLILILALAALSLVPFMLMMVTSFVKISVVLSIVRSALGTQQIPPTQVITGLAVILTVYIMAPVGQEMYKAAKVDIWAKGPSLLSSETVGTLLEAADRSKEPLREFLVKKVKNKDRALFFHLAKKMRKAEDRKDIGDRDFMIIIPAFVVSELKEAFQIGFLLFVPFIVIDMVVANILLALGMHMLSPTTISMPFKLLLFVLVDGWYLIAKGLVVGYL